A section of the Rhipicephalus sanguineus isolate Rsan-2018 chromosome 11, BIME_Rsan_1.4, whole genome shotgun sequence genome encodes:
- the LOC119373548 gene encoding uncharacterized protein LOC119373548, producing the protein MDTGHIVVKTRKELASNIGDKLADHRLFLTARKFLYVASVGVCQLVIEARNYDAPSKCRPLTPPRFLPWNPLTQGSRTRKYDDTAEQHIQASTHHVTCCYPI; encoded by the exons ATGGACACTGGTCATATAGTTGTG AAAACACGAAAGGAACTTGCAAGCAAtattggcgacaaacttgcagatCATCGCTTATTCCTTACTGCCAGAAAATTCCTGTACGTTGCATCTGTCGGTGTG TGCCAACTGGTAATCGAAGCTCGGAACTACGACGCGCCGTCGAAGTGCCGGCCCCTCACCCCTCCCAGGTTTCTACCGTGGAATCCACTGACGCAAGGGTCCCGGACAAGGAAATACGACGACACTGCAGAACAACATATTCAAGCGTCAACGCACCACGTGACCTGCTGCTACCCCATCTAA